A single genomic interval of Oryzias latipes chromosome 3, ASM223467v1 harbors:
- the LOC101168278 gene encoding adhesion G protein-coupled receptor G3 gives MWVIFVLFTSACFSLSQTANWCESVLGDCLKKYPSDWTSCYENGIMTCKLRGRRPIPGLVQLNVNSSLEAAVNVTSNVQVVIPPSALQKSRGNKTHDEVRMVASVLNSTFFKSWPPTKGGIVSPQQPDIKEDSILDWTVLSVRSGTSPVKNLIEPIKLTFKSNKKVENGICVFWKVPEQPGGTGEWSTDGCQTTRSRDTFICSSSHMSFFAVLVNPDISVDMEQVRNLSYITYVGSALSVVFATISIIIYICVLRRGRSEKAIGIHMQLTGALLCLHLSFLLSSLWFQMLEDQEDGWVCKGLGLILHWSLLATLAWLALEGFHLYLLLIRVFNIYVRRYVLKLSLLGWGFPTVAAVACGISGVYGKFDLEFQDGKDSNSTAPMCWMSSGFKHRQVVGYITVSFLCLVVLYNTCMLALVVFKIHGIRSGRGQGGWKKTKVENGSQVLKDCVTVLGISFVLGLPWGLTSTTYVSLTGIYAFTILNSMQGLFIFLWCVALSCKSQSENSSSFKDPSSQKMMSTSFNN, from the exons ATGTGggtcatttttgttcttttcacgTCCGCTTGCTTCTCTTTGTCCCAAACTGCTA ATTGGTGTGAATCGGTTCTTGGTGATTGTCTAAAAAAATATCCTTCAGATTGGACCAG ttgttATGAAAATGGAATTATGACCTGTAAACTGCGTGGCCGCCGCCCAATTCCAGGTTTAGTTCAACTGAATGTGAACTCATCACTTGAG gctgcTGTGAACGTCACATCTAACGTCCAGGTTGTGATCCCACCCTCAGCTCTCCAGAAAAGCAGAGGAAATAAAACCCATGACGAAGTCAGGATGGTGGCCTCTGTGCTCAACAGTACTTTTTTTAAG AGCTGGCCACCAACAAAAGGAGGAATTGTGTCTCCCCAGCAGCCAGACATCAAAGAAGACTCTATTTTAGACTGGACAGTTCTGTCAGTGAGGAGTGGAACAAGTCCAGTCAAAAATCTAATTGAACCCATTAAGTTAACCTTCAAATCCAACAAAAAG GTTGAAAATGGGATTTGTGTGTTTTGGAAGGTGCCAGAGCAGCCTGGTGGAACAG GTGAATGGAGCACAGACGGCTGTCAGACCACTCGCAGCAGAGATACGTTTATTTGCAGCTCCAGTCACATGAGCTTCTTCGCCGTACTTGTG AATCCAGATATATCAGTCGACATGGAACAAGTCAGGAACCTCAGTTACATCACCTATGTGGGATCAGCACTTTCTGTCGTCTTTGCAACTATCAGCATAATCATCTACATTTGTGTTCT TCGGCGGGGGCGTTCTGAAAAGGCCATTGGAATACACATGCAGCTGACGGGGGCGCTGCTCTGCCTCCACCTCAGCTTCCTGCTCAGCAGCTTGTGGTTTCAGATGCTGGAGGATCAGGAGGATGGGTGGGTTTGCAAGGGTCTGGGTCTCATCCTACACTGGTCTCTGCTCGCCACCTTAGCCTGGTTGGCTCTGGAGGGTTTCCACCTTTACCTCCTGCTGATTCGGGTCTTCAACATTTACGTGAGGAGATACGTGCTCAAGCTCAGCCTGCTGGGATGGG GTTTTCCAACAGTGGCTGCAGTGGCTTGCGGGATTTCCGGTGTTTACGGAAAATTTGATCTGGAATTTCAGGATGGGAAAGACTCCAACTCAACAGCCCCAAT GTGCTGGATGAGCAGCGGGTTCAAACACCGGCAGGTGGTCGGCTACATCACGGTGAGCTTCCTCTGCCTGGTGGTGCTGTACAACACCTGCATGCTGGCCCTGGTGGTCTTCAAGATCCACGGGATTAGAAGTGGAAGAGGCCAGGGGGGCTGGAAGAAAACTAAAGTAGAGAATGGATCCCAAGTGTTAAAGGACTGTGTCACCGTCCTGGGCATCAGCTTTGTGCTGGGTTTACCCTGGGGTCTCACCAGCACCACCTACGTCTCTCTAACAGGAATCTACGCTTTCACAATACTCAACTCCATGCAGG gtttgtttatCTTCCTGTGGTGTGTGGCTTTGTCTTGCAAGTCTCAATCTGAAAACAGCTCTTCGTTCAAAGACCCTTCATCACAGAAAATGATGAGCACCAGCTTTAATAACTGA
- the LOC105358498 gene encoding adhesion G protein-coupled receptor G3 yields the protein MDAVKRKAVFFALLPLLLHKLQAEEAWIAIFNYGLTIDVAEFNTSIFEQKSEIQCKRSSTQCVIQFPNGYQETGFDKPPFCLNASVTELPDREEYDIPGFANFSVFWCQNHSIFSLFESQCSEACAVEDLLNVVWIKDWCENLFIQNFDIKKIYVKIERQIIHNLMEPCQNKSFTEYNLKKLSLNMYNISDKALNMTDGKTAIQLEAPQLPSKNKSFIPEIWMPVDALHKIPAERRVVALVSYMNHNQFQFEEENISSMVLRIELLEQHHMQNLIQPITMVFRIGETESRPSNDTELKCSYFDEQHDFDWKTDGCETTITETHVTCKCDHATPFAVLLINIPGIAEIHWKILSYISYIGCGLSAFFCAVSLLIYIFGRTNKMDHSMSIHVSLSGALFLLNSTFLLTEWGANVELSWVCESVAALMHYSLLCCFTWMAIEALHLYLLLIKVFNTHYKYYLLKLSVVGWGVPGLIVAVSLGVRDFKQLYGAKELAMLDTNQTSTICWITDDSFFYSLNLVYFTLIFIFNSGILMAVGSSICRMNTLVKRSAGKTQGDVDRFNASCRSGLTLLGLTCLLGTTWGLAFLGSGYVNYPILYLFCILNSLQGFFIFMWICLTAKKQRKRQMEEKLTSAPIRTSAIKSE from the exons ATGGACGCAGTAAA AAGGAAGGCTGTGTTTTTTGCACTCCTGCCCCTGCTGCTGCACAAACTACAGGCTGAGGAAG CATGGATCGCTATATTCAATTATGGCCTTACCATAGACGTGGCTGAGTTCAATACTTCGATCTTTGAACAGAAATCTGAAATACAATGTAAAAGAAGTTCAACACAGTGTGTCATTCAGTTTCCAAACGGATACCAAGAGACGGGGTTCGATAAACCACCTTTCTGTCTGAATGCTTCAGTGACAGAACTTCCAGACAGAGAGGAGTATGACATCCCTGGAT TTGCAAATTTCTCCGTATTCTGGTGCCAAAATCACTCCATCTTCTCACTGTTTGAGAGTCAATGTAGTGAAGCTTGTGCCGTTGAGGATTTGCTGAATGTCGTCTGGATAAAGGATTGGTGCGAAAATCTCTTCATTCAGAATTTTGACATCAAGAAAATCTACGTCAA AATTGAAAGACAGATCATCCATAATCTTATGGAACCATGCCAGAACAAAAGCTTTACTGAGTACAACCTAAAgaaactgtctttaaacatgTACAATATCTCAGACAAAGCTCTGAATATGACAGACGGAAAAACAGCCATTCAGTTGGAAGCACCACAG CTGCCGTCTAAGAATAAGTCCTTCATTCCTGAAATCTGGATGCCTGTGGACGCTTTGCACAAGATCCCAGCAGAAAGGAGGGTGGTCGCTTTGGTCAGTTACATGAACCACAACCAGTTCCAG TTCGAAGAGGAAAACATTTCATCCATGGTACTCAGGATTGAGCTGCTGGAGCAACACCACATGCAGAATCTGATTCAGCCAATTACCATGGTTTTCAGAATCGGAGAAACAGAGTCCAGACCGTCT AATGACACAGAGCTGAAGTGTTCCTACTTTGATGAGCAGCACG attTTGATTGGAAAACTGATGGATGTGAAACTACAATCACCGAGACCCATGTTACCTGCAAGTGCGACCATGCAACACCTTTTGCTGTTCTGCTG ATAAATATACCAGGGATAGCAGAGATCCACTGGAAGATCCTGTCGTACATCAGCTACATAGGCTGTGGCTTGTCAGCTTTCTTCTGTGCAGTATCTCTCTTGATATACATATTTGGCAG GACAAACAAAATGGACCACTCCATGTCCATTCATGTGTCCCTGAGCGGCGCCCTGTTTCTGCTCAATTCAACCTTCCTGCTGACTGAGTGGGGCGCCAACGTGGAGCTCAGCTGGGTGTGTGAGTCAGTCGCAGCTCTCATGCATTACTCGCTGCTCTGCTGTTTCACCTGGATGGCCATAGAGGCTCTGCACCTTTACCTCCTGCTGATTAAGGTGTTCAACACCCACTACAAATACTACCTGCTCAAGCTGTCTGTGGTGGGATGGG GTGTCCCCGGTCTGATTGTGGCCGTTTCTCTGGGAGTGCGGGACTTCAAGCAGCTTTATGGAGCCAAAGAGTTAGCCATGTTGGATACCAACCAAACCAGCACCAT CTGCTGGATCACAGATGACTCCTTCTTCTACTCTTTGAACCTGGTTTATTTCACCCTCATCTTCATCTTTAACTCTGGTATTTTGATGGCGGTGGGCTCCAGCATCTGCAGGATGAACACACTGGTGAAGAGAAGTGCAGGGAAGACGCAGGGAGACGTGGACAGGTTTAATGCTTCCTGCAGGAGCGGCCTTACTCTGCTGGGTCTAACCTGCCTCCTGGGGACCACCTGGGGTCTGGCCTTCCTGGGATCGGGATATGTCAATTACCCAATCCTCTACCTTTTCTGCATACTGAACTCCCTCCAGG gTTTCTTCATCTTCATGTGGATCTGCCTCACAGCCAAGAAGCAGAGGAAGAGACAAATGGAAGAGAAACTGACCTCAGCTCCAATAAGGACTTCAGCGATTAAATCTGAATAG